In one Silene latifolia isolate original U9 population chromosome 10, ASM4854445v1, whole genome shotgun sequence genomic region, the following are encoded:
- the LOC141608475 gene encoding pectinesterase/pectinesterase inhibitor-like, whose product MLSLVKPTGIGRHQLSPEAAYIYAQCPSVQTAGPKDGLMDNANAAANYSKTPIKILIKNGTYIDHVVNPIWKSNIFLQGKNIAGTRIMDNRNIKKYGTDETATVVVEVEGFMAQDLTISNTAGAKAGQAVAFRSAGDKTVLHRCKKSLAVAFRSAGDKTVLHRCKKSLAVAFRSIGDIMVEVEGFMAQDLTVSNTAGAKAGQAIAFRSAADPRSQEAPGSAYLGRPWKTFSRTVIMESFLNTVINSTGWLAWEKNNNTSLLEVYYEEYNNQGPRKNTYD is encoded by the exons atgttgagTTTAGTTAAACCAACAGGAATTGGAAGACATCAAT TGAGCCCAGAAGCAGCCTACATATATGCTCAATGCCCCTCTGTACAGACTGCTGGTCCAAAGGATGGACTGATGGACAATGCTA ATGCAGCTGCCAACTACAGCAAAACACCAATCAAAATCTTGATTAAGAATGGCACGTATATTGACCATGTTGTGAATCCCATTTGGAAGTCCAACATTTTTCTTCAAGGGAAAAATATTGCTGGAACTAGAATTATGGATAATAGGAACATTAAAAAGTATGGTACTGATGAGACAGCAACTGTAG TGGTGGAGGTAGAGGGATTTATGGCACAAGACTTGACCATTTCAAATACAGCAGGAGCAAAGGCAGGTCAAGCAGTTGCCTTTAGGAGCGCAGGCGATAAGACTGTCCTTCATAGGTGCAAAAAAAGTTTAGCAGTTGCCTTTAGGAGCGCAGGCGATAAGACTGTCCTTCATAGGTGCAAAAAAAGTTTAGCAGTTGCCTTTAGGAGCATAGGCGATATCA TGGTGGAGGTAGAGGGTTTCATGGCACAAGACTTGACCGTTTCAAATACAGCAGGAGCAAAGGCAGGTCAAGCAATTGCCTTTAGGAGCGCAG CTGATCCACGCTCTCAAGAGGCTCCTGGAAGTGCGTACCTTGGACGCCCTTGGAAGACATTTTCAAGGACCGTGATCATGGAAAGTTTTCTTAACACAGTCATCAATTCAACTGGATGGCTAGCTTGGGAGAAGAACAATAACACGTCCTTGTTAGAAGTGTACTATGAAGAGTACAACAATCAGGGTCCAAGAAAAAACACCTATGATTGA
- the LOC141608476 gene encoding uncharacterized protein LOC141608476 produces MANPHNNIQITDTDNVVVNIVSTTPTPTSAPFFMDHSDSLYLHPAESTHPVVVDTKLTGIENYLEWKRQMEIAICTKRNLGFLTGVVKRPVNDPLKEAAWDTCNSLFISWIMHNLEKSIKRSVMYSKTAKEIWDYLQTQFSVSNGARKFRLNKDLEELSQGDMSINEYFTKLRILWQNLEIMTDWPPVTQVTFEINTWLEAQNKEKNERMLFQFLNGLDPSYSTMRSHVLMMTPLPSVEEAAAIF; encoded by the coding sequence ATGGCAAATCCACACAACAATATTCAAATAACAGACACTGACAATGTTGTTGTTAACATTGTTTCaacaacaccaactccaacaagtgCTCCCTTCTTCATGGATCACTCTGATTCTCTCTATCTTCATCCTGCTGAAAGCACCCATCCAGTAGTGGTTGATACCAAGCTGACTGGTATTGAAAACTACCTTGAATGGAAGAGGCAGATGGAGATTGCTATATGCACCAAGAGAAATCTAGGGTTCCTAACCGGAGTGGTGAAAAGACCTGTCAATGATCCTCTAAAGGAAGCTGCTTGGGACACCTGCAACTCTTTGTTTATTTCCTGGATCATGCACAACCTGGAGAAATCCATCAAGAGATCTGTGATGTACTCCAAGACTGCTAAAGAAATCTGGGATTACCTTCAAACCCAGTTTTCTGTGAGCAATGGAGCCAGGAAGTTCAGATTGAACAAAGATCTTGAAGAGCTCTCCCAAGGAGATATGTCAATTAATGAGTATTTCACTAAGCTTAGAATACTGTGGCAAAATCTTGAGATCATGACAGATTGGCCTCCTGTGACTCAAGTCACATTTGAGATCAATACTTGGCTTGAGGCTCAAAACAAGGAGAAGAATGAAAGGATGCTCTTTCAGTTCTTAAATGGTTTGGATCCTTCTTATTCCACTATGAGAAGCCATGTCCTCATGATGACTCCTCTTCCTTCTGTGGAAGAAGCTGCTGCCATATTTTAG
- the LOC141606299 gene encoding SNF1-related protein kinase catalytic subunit alpha KIN10-like: protein MDDYSDQGSNSSGGGGGGDDVLLHKYRLGRTLGLGTSGKVKIAEHKLTGLKVAIKILNRRKIKKMKMEDKVRREIQISRLFMHPHIIRLYEVIETPSDIYFVMEYVKSGELFDYLVEKGRLQEDEARHLFQQIISGLEYCHRNMVVHRDLKPENLLLDSRHNVKIADFGLSNIMRDGHFLKTSCGSPNYAAPEILNGKLYAGPEVDVWSCGVILYALLCGSLPFDDENIPILYKKIKSGCYPRQRHLSDGARDLIARMLEVDPMKRITIPMIRRNTWFQANLPRYLAVPFTDTMQHVQIDESTLLKVVRMGFDKDQLVSSLFNRHQNEGTVAYYLLFDSRFRASGRYPGTEFRDFMDNSEISSPDSRNPNHDYAEYGGICSRQPLPVQRKWALGLQSRAHPREIMIEVMKALQRLNVTWKKIGHYNIKCRWIPDILGQHEGMAINPVNNVLKFEVQLYKTVEGKYLVDLQWVQGAQMLFLELCAALLTQLHVI, encoded by the exons ATGGACGATTATAGCGACCAAGGTAGTAATAgtagcggtggtggtggtggtggtgacgatgttctGTTACACAAGTACAGACTTGGTAGAACCCTTGGTCTAGGCACTTCCGGTAAAGTCAAGATTGCGGAGCACAAACTGACTGGTCTTAAAGTCGCGATTAAGATATTGAACCGCAGGAAGATCAAGAAAATGAAAATGGAAGACAAAG TGAGAAGAGAAATCCAGATTTCGAGGTTGTTCATGCATCCTCACATCATACGACTTTACGAAGTTATTGAGACACCTTCCGACATCTACTTTGTGATGGAGTATGTCAAGTCCGGAGAACTGTTTGATTACCTTGTTGAAAAAGGTCGACTGCAAGAGGATGAAGCACGGCATCTGTTCCAGCAG ATAATATCAGGACTAGAGTACTGTCACAGGAATATGGTTGTGCATCGGGATTTGAAACCTGAAAACCTTCTGTTAGATTCTCGTCATAATGTCAAGATTGCAGACTTTGGTTTAAGCAACATAATGCGAGATGGTCATTTCCTGAAGACTAGTTGTGGCAGCCCAAATTACGCCGCTCCAGAG ATTCTCAATGGGAAACTGTATGCTGGACCTGAAGTTGATGTATGGAGTTGTGGTGTTATCTTATATGCTCTACTTTGTGGATCTCTCCCTTTCGATGATGAGAACATCCCGATTCTCTACAAGAAAATAAAG AGCGGATGTTATCCCAGACAAAGACATTTGTCAGATGGAGCAAGAGATTTGATTGCCAGGATGCTTGAGGTTGACCCCATGAAGCGAATCACCATCCCAATGATCCGCAGGAACACATGGTTTCAAGCGAATCTGCCACGTTATTTAGCTGTGCCTTTTACAGATACTATGCAACATGTGCAG ATTGATGAAAGCACACTCCTAAAGGTTGTTAGGATGGGATTTGACAAGGATCAGTTAGTTTCATCCCTTTTCAACCGACACCAGAATGAG GGAACTGTTGCGTACTACTTGCTTTTTGACAGCAGATTTCGTGCTTCAGGACGCTATCCTGGGACTGAGTTTCGGGATTTCATG GATAACAGTGAAATTTCTTCTCCTGACTCTCGGAACCCCAATCATGATTATGCTGAATACGGTGGAATTTGCTCGCGCCAGCCACTTCCTGTCCAGAGGAAATGGGCTCTTGGACTGCAG TCACGAGCCCATCCACGTGAGATCATGATTGAAGTTATGAAAGCACTGCAACGATTGAATGTCACCTGGAAAAAGATCGGGCATTACAATATCAAGTGCCGTTGGATTCCTGATATTCTTGGACAGCATGAAGGGATGGCCATTAATCCTGTTAATAATGTTCTGAAATTTGAAGTGCAG